Sequence from the Fibrobacter sp. genome:
CACCCCGCACAAAAATCGCAGGCACCAACTGGAGCGTAGGCGACCGCGTGATGCAAATGAAAAACAACTACGAAAAGAGCGTCTTCAACGGCGACGTAGGCATCATCTGGCGCATCAGCAAGGACAAGAAAATCACAGTCTTTTTCGACGACAAGAACGTGGATTACGAGGACGACGAAATCGAGGAACTTTCCCTCGCCTACGCCAGCACCATCCACAAGAGCCAAGGCAGCGAATACCCCGCCGTCATCGTCATTCTAGACAGCAGCCACTACGTCATGTTGCAGCGCAACTTGATCTACACCGCCATCACCCGCGCCAAAGGCCACGTGTGGATTCTTTCGGCACCAGGCGCCTTCTACCAAGCCGTACGAAACAGCAGAAGCAACAAACGTTTCACCCGCCTCACCGAGCGCCTTTCCTAATTTTGAAATATGGAAAATCAAAACGAGCCTCGAAGCCTGGATTTGGAACAAAGCTTCCCCGTGGAAAATTCCACAAGGAAGTCAAAAGTTCGTTCCGAACACGACAACAAATCCGGCGAACCATCCGACAAGATTTATGACCAGAAATCCTGGGAAAAGTTCTGCAAAAATTCCTCGAACATGACCGACGAAGAACGTCAGCAGGAATTCGTCAAGCATGTAGTTGGGAACCCCTTCGCCAAGAAAGTCATCGGCAAGGGCGGTCCCGACAAGAACGCCACCTACATCGGCATTCTCGCCACATTGTTCGGATACCTTGGTGTTCACGACCTGAACTGTGGCAACATCAAGGCCGGCATCATCAAGCTGGTTTGCACCCTTTCTTGTGTGCTGTCTCCCGTTGCCATGATCCTGAACATTATGGATCTGTACAAATTGGGCAACGGCACCTATACCGCCAAGAACGGCATTGAAATCGGCAAGGCCCCCTGGTGCAAAATCGTCGCCGTCGTAGAAACCATTTTGCTTGTAGCAAGCTTCGTAGGAATTTTCTACGTCGTAGCGCAACTCACCGAAGCCACCGCCATATTTTTCGCAAGCCAACGATAGGTAGCCTACATTCACAAAACTTTGCGAATAAAAAGAGCCCCGCCTCCAATGAGACGGGGTTC
This genomic interval carries:
- a CDS encoding TM2 domain-containing protein — protein: MENQNEPRSLDLEQSFPVENSTRKSKVRSEHDNKSGEPSDKIYDQKSWEKFCKNSSNMTDEERQQEFVKHVVGNPFAKKVIGKGGPDKNATYIGILATLFGYLGVHDLNCGNIKAGIIKLVCTLSCVLSPVAMILNIMDLYKLGNGTYTAKNGIEIGKAPWCKIVAVVETILLVASFVGIFYVVAQLTEATAIFFASQR